The Natrinema amylolyticum genome includes the window ATGGAGCGACGAGAGAACCTCCGGTTCGCACTCCGCGCCGTTCTCAGCGGCTGAACGGACCGCTCTCGAGTCTCGATTTCGAGCGACGAACGCGGGCTGATCGAGCCGGCACGCTCGCGTCCGTGCCCGCTGGTCGGGATCAAAGGATAGTATAAAGGCAAACGGATCCATCGTGGTGGACATATGACGACGACGCTCGGAACCGCGAGCGCGGGGCCCGGCGAGATCGATACGGGCCGTCTCGAGATCGGGGAGACGCGAGACGGGAGCCCGTTCGGGCTGCCGGTCGCCGTGGTGAACGGCGCGGCTGCGGGGAAGACCCTCTATATGCAGGCGGCCAGTGACGGCGACGAACTCAACGGCGTCGGCGTCGTCCAGCGCGTCGTGCCGCGACTCGATCCCGCCGAGCTCTCGGGGACGATCCTCATCGTCGGAATCGTCAACTATCACGCGTTCCAGGTCGCCGAACACCGCAACCCGATCGACGACACGAAGATGAATCGCGCCTACCCCGGCAACGCGAGCGGCACCTCGAGCGAGCGGATCGCGGCCGCGACGTTCGACGCCGCGACCAGGGCGGACCTGATCCTCGACCTCCATCAGGGATCGACTAGTCGGATGCTAGACGAGGTCCGCGTCCGCTGTGGCAAGCGCCACCGGCTCCACGACCAGTGTCTCGAACTCGCGAAGGCCTTCGGCTGCGGCTACGTGCTCGACCAGAAGGGCCCGGACGGTCAACTGGCCCGCGCGGCTCCTGACGACGGTATCCCGACCGTCGACCCGGAACTCGGCGGGGCCGTCGGCTGGGACGAGGAGAGCATCCGAAAGGGCGTCGCGGGCGTGTTTAACGTCCTCCGGTACTACAACTTCCTCGAGGGAGACCAGCCGCTCGAGTCCCAGACCCGCGCCAGAGGGTTCGAGCAGTACGGCGCACCGGCGGGTGGGCTCGTGACCATGCACAAGGACCTCGGCGACCGAGTCCGGCCCGGCGAGACGGTGTTCGAAGTGACGACTCCCTTTGGGGACCCGAAAGCCGAGGTGACGGCCGACGGCGAGGGGATCCTCTGGCGGGCGCGGCGACTCCCGCAGGTCGCGACCGGCGAGTACGTCTGCTCGGTCGGGACCGACGTCGGTGAGTACTGAGATGGCCTCGGATCTGAGCTGTCCCGACTGCGGGACCGTCTACGAGGCCGGGCCGGACGAACCGTGGCGCTGTGGCTGCGGCCGCGCACTGGAGTTCACCGAGCGCCCGCACCCGCAAGGCGATCCGCTCCCGCTGCACAGCCTCGATACCAGCGAGGGGCTGTGGACGTTCTTCGAGTTCCTCCCGATCGAACAGCACGTCACCTTCTACGAGGGCTTCACGCCGACGGTCGAGGCCCCCGACTGGAACGCGCAGTTCAAACTCGAGTACGTCTTCCCGACGGGCTCGTTCAAGGACCGGGGCGCGACGACGACCCTCTCGCGGGCCGTCGAACTCGGCGTCGAGAAGGTCATCGAGGACTCCTCGGGCAACGCGGGCGCGTCGATCGCGACCTACGCGGCCCGTGCCGGCCTCGACGCGGACATCTACGTTCCGGCGGACGTCAAGCAGTCCAAGCTGATGGCGATCCAGCGGGCCGACGCCCGCCCGGTTCGAATCGAGGGGACCCGAGAGGACGTGACCGCGGCCTGTGTCAAGGCCGTCGAAGGCGACGCGAGCGGTGACGAGACGACCGACGAAGACGGTGTTCCGTATCAGACGGGCGAAGGCTGGTACGCCAGCCACGCCTGGAATCCGGCCTTCTACGCCGGAACGATGACATTCGCGTTCGAGGTGGCCGCCCAGCAGGGGTGGACCGTCCCCGATGCCGTCGTCCTCCCGATCGGTCACGGCACGCTCTTCCTCGGCGCGTATCGGGGCTTTTCCCTGCTCAACGAGGCCGGCATCGTCGACGGGATGCCCCGCCTGCTGGGCGCACAGGCGGCCGGCTATGCGCCGATCGTCGCCGCGCTCGGCGGCGATACGACCGACGAGGACGGCGAACGGACGGCCATCGCCGACGGCATCCAGATCACCGAACCCGCCCGCGGGACCGAGATCGTCGACGCGATCGCGGCGACCGACGGCGACGCGATCGCGCTCGGCGACGACCCGATCGAGACCGCACTGGATCGGCTCCACCGCAACGGCTTTTACGTCGAGCCCACCTGTGCGGTCGCACCGGCGGCGCTCGAGCGGTACCGCGAGGACGGCGTCATCGACGCCGACGACGACGTCGTCGTGCCGCTGACCGGCAGCGGATTGAAAACCCTATGACGGTTCGGTTCTGAAACGTCGATAGATGGTCAGCCGACCGCCGACGTTCTGTCCCGACTGCGGCACCCGCCTCGAGTCGATCACGTTCGATAGTCGCGAGCGCATGCGCTGTCCGAACTGCGACGCGATCGTCTGGCACAACCCGGTCCCCTGTGCCGGCGTCGCGGTCGTCGATCGATCGGGGCCAGAGCCGGCCGTGCTCTGCGTCGAACGCGGCGTCCCGCCCGGGGTCGGCGAGTGGACGATCCCCGGCGGCCACATGGAGATCGGCGAGGAGCCCCCCGAAGCGGCCGCACGTGAACTCCGCGAGGAGACCGGTGTCGCCGTTGATCCCGCCGACCTCGAGATTCTGAGCGCGTCGACGATGCCGCCTCGGGCGGGCAAACACGTTGTGACGGTCCACTACGTGGCCGACCGCGCCGACGCCGAGGGGGAGCCGGACGCGGGCAGCGACGCGACGGACGCGCGGTTCTGGACGCCGGCCGAATTCGACACGTCCGACGAGACCTTTCGACCGGTCCACGAGGAGCGGTTCCGCGAGGCCGCCGCACTGCTCGAGTGATCTCGGTTCCGTAGTCCAATTGAAACGAAGCAGCCGATTTCGGTACGGACGGCCGCCAGTGAAGCGATCGCTCTCGTGAAGAGCGGGGAGCAGCGTAGCGCGTTCTCCGTCGACGGCGGACCAAAGTGACTTCGGCCGACGGTCCCAAGGGCGACCATGAGCGAGGACGCCGCGGACACACTCGCGGTCGAGGACGTCGTCGAGTACTGCCGCACCCAGGCCGGCCTGCTCTCGGGCAGCGTCGCGACGATGGGCGAGGAGGCAGACGACCTCCTCGACGAGATCGATCAGGAGATGGCCGAGATCCGGTCGCGCCTCGAGGCGCTGCCCGACGAAGTCGAGGCGACCGAAACGCCCTCGACCGCGGACGTGCCGGACGCCGGCGAGGTCGACGTCGCGGCGATCGAGGAGTTACAGGAGGAACTCGAGGAGAAACAACTCCTCGTCGAGGCGAAGCAGGCACGAATGCAGGCGTTTCAGGCGCTGGCCGCCGACTACTCCGAACTGGCCGAAGAGCTGTCGTCGACGGTCGACGACGGCGAGGAGGCGCTGACTCGCGTCATCGAGTTCGAAGCCGACGCCGACGCGCCGGTCTACTTCGACGAACGGGAGACGATGGTCGAGGCGGCTGCGTCGGCCGATTCAGGGACCGAATAGTCGGTTTGAGCGGAACTAAGGCCGTCGGCAATACCGCTGTTCCCCTCATCTTCGACGCCCGATCCGCGATAGTGATACTCACCCAAATCCTCATTATCGATCGTGTTGTACGGCCGACACATGGCGATCGACTACGGCGACCGCGAGACGTCCTACGAGCTCTACCGGAAGGGGAAACGAGAGGGCACCTGGGACCCTGACGAGTACGATCTCGAGCGGGACCGAGAGGACTGGTCCCGATTCTCCGAGGCCGAACAGCACCGGTTCCTCGCGACGTGTTCGGGGTTCTACGACGGTGAGGAGGACGTGACGCGGACGCTCGCGCCGTATATGATGGCGCTGGACGCGCTGCCGAACGAGGAGATGCCGTTCGATACCGTTCAAGAGGAGATGTTCTTAGCCCAGCAGGTGTACGAGGAGGCGAAGCACACCGACTTCTTCAGCCGCTACTTCGAGGAGGTCTTCGGCACGCAGGAGACGGCTCCGTACCGCGAGGGCGGGTATCAGGAGCAGGGGTACAGCACGGACGATCTCTACGACACCGCGGACGACCTCGTGGCGGCGATCGAAGGCGGTGATCGGACCGAACTCGTCTACGCGCTCGGCGAAGCGTACCTGAACTACATGGGGATCGTCGAGGCACAGCTCGCCCGCGGCGGCTATCTCAGTTTCGACCAGATGATCGAACTGAAAGCCGAGGCGATGGGACGGGACGTCGTCCTCGAGTCGTTCCAGGCGGCGATCGGCAAGGTCCGACAGGACGAGACCCGACACATCGAGAACGGACGGTGGGTCATGAAGCAACTCGCCGAAGCCGAACCCGACATCGTCGCGGACGTCTACGAACCGCGCATCGAGGAGTACGTCGAGAACCGGCTGCTCGCCGATCCCGTCTACGACGAGCAGCCGTTCGACGGATACGACCAGCGGCAGATCGGCGAGCAACTCGTCCGGTACCTCCAGGACACCGTCGATTACGTCGGTGCCGATCGATTCGAACGGTACGGCGACGTACAGGCCGCCTTACAGGAGCGACGGGCCGCCGACTGACGCGTCGCCGAGGATCGCGATTTCCTCCGCCGAATCACCTATAGCGCCTCGAGCAGCGCGTCCACGTCCCCCTCGCTGTTGAACGCGTGGACCGACGCGCGGACCGCCTCCGGGGTCGGTAACGGTCGAACGACGATTCCCCGGTCGGCGAGCCGGTCGACGGTTCCCTCGGGGTCGTCGGCGGCGATCGTCACTAGTCCGGACTCGTACTCTGGGGGACTCAGCAGTCGGTCGTCCGGAACGCCGTCTTTGAGCCGGTCGGTGAGCGTCTCGATTCGCCGTTGAATCGTCTCGAGACCGACGTCTTCGACCACGTCGATCGCTTCCGTGAGCCCGGCGTACGGAGCGGGGCTCGCGGTGCCGACCTCGAACCGTCGCGCTCCCGCCGCGTACCGATAGTCGCTGGCGTTCTCGTCGTCGACGCTGCGGTAGCCGATCGCGGCGGGGACGAGGTCTCGCTCGACTCCCTCGCGAACGTACAGGAACCCGGCACCGAAGGGGCCGAGCAGCCACTTGTGTCCCGCCGCCACGACGAAGTCGGCGTCCCACTCGCGGACGTCGACTGGAACCTGTCCGGGCGACTGCACGGCGTCGACCAGTGCCAGCGCGCCGGCGTCGTGGGCGATGTCGACGACCGCTCGGATCGGCAGTCGCGTCCCGTGGGTCCAGGTGAGCGAACTCACGCAGAACAGCGTCGCGCCTTCGGCCGCCGCTTTCACGTCCGCGAGATCGAGGCGTCCGTCCACGGTCTCGAGGACCCGCACTTCGACGCCGTGCTCGCGCTCGAGGCGCTGCCACGGCAGGATCCCCGCCGAATGCTCGAGGTCGGTCCGGACGACGACGTCGTCCTCGCTCCAGTCGAACGCGCCCGCGACTCGGTTGATCCCGTCGGTCGTGCTCTGGGTGAGCGCGATCTCGCCCGGCTCGGCCCCGATCAGGTCGGCGACGGCCGTCCGCGCCTCGTCGTAGACGTCGAACGCCGCGGGATACATCCCCTCCGCCGCGGGTACCTCGTACTCGTGGTGCTCGAGCGCCGATTCGGCCGCTGCGACGACTCGGCGGGGACTCGGCCCGCCGGCACCCCAGTTGCAGTAGACGCCCGACTCGAGGGCCGGCATCGCCTCGCGTATCTCGATCGGATCCATCGCGTGGTCATTCGTCAGGTTCCGTGTTCGTTCTGGCGGTTAGCCATCGCGGCAGCCCCAGTGGGTGACGAGCGGTCGTCCCGCGGACGTATATAAACGCCCACGATATACGGGGAACGGCCGATTCGCTTACCGATTCTCGGGAATCGTCGATACGATTGAACGTATGTCTACCCTACGAGTAACTGAGGAGAAGAACAATGACCCAATCCCAACTCAACCGACGGCACGTACTGCAGGCGATCGGGGCGACCGGCGCGCTGGCGGTGGCCGGCTGTCTCGGTGGCGACACGGAGGAGAACAGTGCTGGAACCGACGAGCCGGCGGCTGAGGAGGGACTGCCGGCGGCGAAAACGGCCGACGTCGACCGGATCGCCCGGGATCCGACGGACATTCCCCCACCGGTCGACTGGGACGAGCCCCGCGAACACGACGTCACGATCCGGACCGAGCGGGTGACCGCCGAGATCGAGCCGGGGGTCACCTTCGACTACATGACCTTCGAAGGGCAGGTCCCGGGCCCGATGGTCCGGGTCCGGCGCGGCGACCGGGTGAACCTCACCTTCGAGGTGCCCGAGGACCTGAACGTGGCCGCCCACAACATGGACTTCCACGCGGTCTACGGCCCCGGCGGCGGCGCCGACGCGACCACGATCGCGCCCGGCGACGACCCCACCCAGATCAGCTTCACCGCTGACTACGCGGGGGTGTTCATCTACCACTGTGCGATCCCGAACATGGACCAGCACATCAGCAGTGGGATGTTCGGCTCGATCCTCGTCGAGCCCGAGGACGGCCTCCCCGAGGTCGACACCGAGTACTACCTCGGCCAGCACGAGATCTACACCGACGGCGACGTCGGCGAGAAAGGCCACCACGGCTTCGACTTCGACGCCATGCTCGCCGAACAGCCGACCTACGTCGTGTTCAACGGCCAGGCCTACGGATTCGCCCCCGACGGCGGCCAGCCGATGCAGGCCGAGACCGGTGAAACCGCACGGGTGTACTTCGCCAACGGCGGCCCGAACCTGCTGAGCTCGCTCCACCCGATCGGGAACGTCTGGAGCCGCTACTACCGCGATGGCGACCTCCTGACCGAACCCGAGCGCAATATCGAAACCGCACCCGTCGCGCCGGGGACGACGGCCGCCGCCGAGATGGAGTTCCCGGTGCCCGGGCCGGTCAAGATCGTCGACCACGCGCTGACCCGCGCGGCCCGCCGCGGCGCGCTCGGCGTCATCGACGTCAGCGGCGAGCCCACCCGAGACGTCTACGACGAAGATCCGTGAGCGGGACTGACCCGCTTCGAATCGATTTTTCCACCCGTATTGAGACTGAGACAGCCGAAACCGTCCAGTACGGTGGGGAACGGCCCGCGTCTGTCGCGAACGCTCCGAGAACGCGACTGCCACTGCCGTTCCGCTGCACCGTCCGCGCAGGTCGTCTACCGGTGCCCGATCTCGTCTGCTGGGAAGCGGACGGTGAACGCCGGTGCCTTCCCGACTACCGGAAACGGGGCTGTATACTTATACCGGTTCGGCCGCCAGTTTCACCCGATGGTGTTCGCCCCGATTCCGTCGATTGCGTTCGATACCAGTGACCCGGCCGCGACGGTCGCGATCGGACGGCTGTTCGCGTATCTCGCGATGGGTATCGCAGCGGTGGTGTTGCTCTACTACGCGACGATCTACGTCCGCGAGGTCTTGGCCGTCGAGGCTCGAACCGAGCAGTGGTATCTCCTGATCGGGATCGGTGCGGCGATCGTCTACGCCGTCGCCGGTGTCGCCTCGCTATTGCTCGAGCCCGATTGGATCCGCCGGTTCGTCGACGGTGCGGTCCTGTTCTTTATCCTCTTTCTCGCGCTGGCGATCCGCGCGATGTACCACGAGCAGCCGGCCGGCGGCGATCGCTCCCGATTAATGCCCGCGTGGGCCGACTACGTCGTTATCGTCGGCTTCGTGGCCGCCTGGTGGGGCACCTTCCTCGTCGAGACCGCCGCGACTCGGCTGGTCGTCGCGGTCGGCTGGGTCGTCACCTCCGCGTGGGCGGTGCTCTACGGGGTTCAGGCCGTCCGCGTCCACGAGGGGACGACGTTCGCCGCGCTGACCCGCCACCTGCTGCCGGCGATCGTCTGCGTCGCGGCGATCGTGTTCGTCGATCTGGTGACGAGTTACGCGACCGGCTACGGCGCGCTCGCCGACGCCGCCTGGCTCGTCGGGACGTCGCTCGTCGCCGCCTTCCTGTTCGACACCGCCGTCGCGATCCGCCAGCAAGGGGGCGAACTCGAGCGGCTCTACGACTGGACGACCTGGCGCGAACAGTCGCTCGACGAGGGGTCACTCGAGTGAGGATCGAGACGGTCTGTGAGCCGCGCTTGGGCGGCGTCAGTTCGCTGCTGAATGCGGTAACTGAGCGGTATCGAACCAGAACAGTTCTAGCATTCGAACGAGCCGATCGAATCCGGCCGTGTCGTTCGGTTTCGAAACGTGCGCGTTCGCGTTCCGCTCGTACGACTTCGCGACCGTTTCGGCGTCGTCCGCTCTCGACATGGCGACGACGGGAATGGATCGCACGTCCGGATCCGTTTTCAGTTTCGAAACCAACTCGTAGCTCCGTTCGGCCGGCAGATCGAGTCCGAGGAGAACGAAATCGGGAATCGGAGAGTCCGCACGCGTGCCGCGCTGGTAGATGCAGTCGAGAGCGGCGTCTCTGTCGGCGGCGACCTGAACCGAACGGACGGCATCGATGTCGTCGAATCGGTCCCGGAAGCGGCGTGCATCGTCTGGGTCGGGTTCCACCACCAGCACAGTGTACGTCAGCCGACGGGTGGGGTCTCGATTCATGTTGGAAGTCTCTGCCACCCTCGAGTCGCGCTGTAGATAAAAGCCTCACTACCCGTATAAGCGTATTGCAAATATCGAACTCCGTTTCTCACGCTCCACTAGTGAATAAATGAGGAGATATCTGATCGAGAACTAGTCGTTCCCTTCGAACTGGAACCCGGTATACGGATCGGACTCCTGTTTCCAGATGAGGTGTTCCCGGTCGATCGAGAGACCGACTTCGTCCAATCGATAGGCGATATCGGTAATCGTCTGCTTGTCGGGCGCTGCAGCCGTGACGTAGACGTTCATACTGCCGGTCATGAGCGTCGTCACCCCGACTACGCCGGGCATCCGATGGGCTTTCGCCGCGAGCGTTTCCCGTTCACTGACGCGAGCCGTACAGACGAACAGGTAGTGGTGCTGGACGCCGGCTCAGTCGTAGTTTACGTCGGCGCTATACCCGTCGATAACGCCCGCTGCTTCGAGCTTATCGATTCGATTTCGGACGGTGTTGTCCGCGACGTTCACCGCCTCGGCGATGGCCGTGATCGGCCGTCTCGCGTTCTGCTGTAACTGATGGAGGATCTCTCGATCGATCGCATCGAGTGGTTCGTGACTCATATTTCACCGTCGCTCGTCCCGTACGACCGCGGCCCGCAACGACCGCCGGACGGCCGTGCGAGATCAGCGTTCACAGCGGTCGGATTTGGGGCCGCCGATGTCACCTAGAGTTCGCCCCGCAGGACCACTTCGTTGTCGACCCGCTGGAGCATGTCCTCGGTGACGACGTAGTCTTCCTCGCCTTCCCCCTCCCAGCCGACGGAGGCGAGTACCTGCTCCGCCAGGCTGGGGTTCGGGTCGACGTAGGCCCTGTCGTTTTCGACTTTCGCGACGATGCCGAGTTCCTTTCCCTCGACGTCGACGACCGTCTTGCCGACCGCGTCGTCGGTCAGTGGCGCTGTCATAGTCGTTCCCTACCGCGACCACCCGGGTAAACGAACGGCCGTCCCGTGCCGGTGTCCGTCCGAGCCCGTCCCGATTACCGCCGGCCGCTCCACGGCGGCCGATTTCGGCTGCACACGCGTCCCGGGACTATTTGTCGCTGGCTCCCGACGATACAGCCGACGCGTTCGACCCGTTCCGATCGCGCCGCGACTCCCACTCCGACCATGACACACACGCTCGAGATCAGCGACGACCTGAAGGACCGACTCGACAGCCACTGCGAGGAGGGCCAGTCCCCCGAGGAACTCATCGAGGAACTGGTCTCGATGTACGAGACCGAAGGGGCGTTCCTACAGGAAGGCTACTCCGAGTGAGGGGACGGGGGTCGAGTACCCCGATTTCCGCAGCACTTTCGAGACGGACGAGAAGCGATTGACGACGTCGCTCGCGTTCGCGGAGACGATCATAGCGGGTCAGCGACGAGACCGAGAGCCGCGTCACCGGTGCACCGCAATTCCGCGACCATCGACTCGCCTCGCTGACCGCCGATTCCGTTCGCCGACCGCGCTCCCGTTCGCGAATCTTCGAGTCGCCCCCGGTCGACTGAATGTGATAGAGGATGACACTCAAGTAGTTGGTTCCCGTATCGATCGGTATGCACCTGCTGGTCGCGCTCGACGACTCCGACCCGGGGTGGGAAGCGCTCGACTTCGCGTGTACGGAACATCCCGACGACGAGCTCACGGTCGTCCACGCCGTCGATCCGACCGACAGCGGCTACGGCGAGGTGGCACACCTCGGCCCGGACGTGTTGCTCGAGCGCCAGCAGGAGGCCGCCCAAGAACTGCTCGCGGAAGCCGAGGACCGCGCGGCCGACCACGGTTGCACGCTCGAGACGGAGACGATCGTCGGCCAGCCGTCCGACGCCGTCGTCGACTACGCCGCGGCCAACGACGTGGACCGGATCATCGTCGGCAGTCACGGTCGAACCGGGTT containing:
- a CDS encoding universal stress protein; this encodes MHLLVALDDSDPGWEALDFACTEHPDDELTVVHAVDPTDSGYGEVAHLGPDVLLERQQEAAQELLAEAEDRAADHGCTLETETIVGQPSDAVVDYAAANDVDRIIVGSHGRTGFSRVLLGSVAERIARQAPVPVTIVR
- a CDS encoding Lrp/AsnC family transcriptional regulator, with protein sequence MSHEPLDAIDREILHQLQQNARRPITAIAEAVNVADNTVRNRIDKLEAAGVIDGYSADVNYD
- a CDS encoding response regulator; its protein translation is MNRDPTRRLTYTVLVVEPDPDDARRFRDRFDDIDAVRSVQVAADRDAALDCIYQRGTRADSPIPDFVLLGLDLPAERSYELVSKLKTDPDVRSIPVVAMSRADDAETVAKSYERNANAHVSKPNDTAGFDRLVRMLELFWFDTAQLPHSAAN
- a CDS encoding pyridoxal-phosphate dependent enzyme — encoded protein: MASDLSCPDCGTVYEAGPDEPWRCGCGRALEFTERPHPQGDPLPLHSLDTSEGLWTFFEFLPIEQHVTFYEGFTPTVEAPDWNAQFKLEYVFPTGSFKDRGATTTLSRAVELGVEKVIEDSSGNAGASIATYAARAGLDADIYVPADVKQSKLMAIQRADARPVRIEGTREDVTAACVKAVEGDASGDETTDEDGVPYQTGEGWYASHAWNPAFYAGTMTFAFEVAAQQGWTVPDAVVLPIGHGTLFLGAYRGFSLLNEAGIVDGMPRLLGAQAAGYAPIVAALGGDTTDEDGERTAIADGIQITEPARGTEIVDAIAATDGDAIALGDDPIETALDRLHRNGFYVEPTCAVAPAALERYREDGVIDADDDVVVPLTGSGLKTL
- a CDS encoding NUDIX domain-containing protein, which encodes MVSRPPTFCPDCGTRLESITFDSRERMRCPNCDAIVWHNPVPCAGVAVVDRSGPEPAVLCVERGVPPGVGEWTIPGGHMEIGEEPPEAAARELREETGVAVDPADLEILSASTMPPRAGKHVVTVHYVADRADAEGEPDAGSDATDARFWTPAEFDTSDETFRPVHEERFREAAALLE
- a CDS encoding succinylglutamate desuccinylase/aspartoacylase family protein — protein: MTTTLGTASAGPGEIDTGRLEIGETRDGSPFGLPVAVVNGAAAGKTLYMQAASDGDELNGVGVVQRVVPRLDPAELSGTILIVGIVNYHAFQVAEHRNPIDDTKMNRAYPGNASGTSSERIAAATFDAATRADLILDLHQGSTSRMLDEVRVRCGKRHRLHDQCLELAKAFGCGYVLDQKGPDGQLARAAPDDGIPTVDPELGGAVGWDEESIRKGVAGVFNVLRYYNFLEGDQPLESQTRARGFEQYGAPAGGLVTMHKDLGDRVRPGETVFEVTTPFGDPKAEVTADGEGILWRARRLPQVATGEYVCSVGTDVGEY
- a CDS encoding aminotransferase class V-fold PLP-dependent enzyme; its protein translation is MDPIEIREAMPALESGVYCNWGAGGPSPRRVVAAAESALEHHEYEVPAAEGMYPAAFDVYDEARTAVADLIGAEPGEIALTQSTTDGINRVAGAFDWSEDDVVVRTDLEHSAGILPWQRLEREHGVEVRVLETVDGRLDLADVKAAAEGATLFCVSSLTWTHGTRLPIRAVVDIAHDAGALALVDAVQSPGQVPVDVREWDADFVVAAGHKWLLGPFGAGFLYVREGVERDLVPAAIGYRSVDDENASDYRYAAGARRFEVGTASPAPYAGLTEAIDVVEDVGLETIQRRIETLTDRLKDGVPDDRLLSPPEYESGLVTIAADDPEGTVDRLADRGIVVRPLPTPEAVRASVHAFNSEGDVDALLEAL
- the nirK gene encoding copper-containing nitrite reductase — protein: MTQSQLNRRHVLQAIGATGALAVAGCLGGDTEENSAGTDEPAAEEGLPAAKTADVDRIARDPTDIPPPVDWDEPREHDVTIRTERVTAEIEPGVTFDYMTFEGQVPGPMVRVRRGDRVNLTFEVPEDLNVAAHNMDFHAVYGPGGGADATTIAPGDDPTQISFTADYAGVFIYHCAIPNMDQHISSGMFGSILVEPEDGLPEVDTEYYLGQHEIYTDGDVGEKGHHGFDFDAMLAEQPTYVVFNGQAYGFAPDGGQPMQAETGETARVYFANGGPNLLSSLHPIGNVWSRYYRDGDLLTEPERNIETAPVAPGTTAAAEMEFPVPGPVKIVDHALTRAARRGALGVIDVSGEPTRDVYDEDP
- a CDS encoding DUF7557 family protein, which translates into the protein MTHTLEISDDLKDRLDSHCEEGQSPEELIEELVSMYETEGAFLQEGYSE
- a CDS encoding ribonucleotide reductase, which produces MAIDYGDRETSYELYRKGKREGTWDPDEYDLERDREDWSRFSEAEQHRFLATCSGFYDGEEDVTRTLAPYMMALDALPNEEMPFDTVQEEMFLAQQVYEEAKHTDFFSRYFEEVFGTQETAPYREGGYQEQGYSTDDLYDTADDLVAAIEGGDRTELVYALGEAYLNYMGIVEAQLARGGYLSFDQMIELKAEAMGRDVVLESFQAAIGKVRQDETRHIENGRWVMKQLAEAEPDIVADVYEPRIEEYVENRLLADPVYDEQPFDGYDQRQIGEQLVRYLQDTVDYVGADRFERYGDVQAALQERRAAD